The DNA region TGCTGGGCGTCCTGCCGGGCATCATTGGCACTGTGCAGGCCACTGAGGCCATCAAACTCGTCACCGGCATGGGTGAGTCGCTGGCCGGACGCCTGCTGCTGTACGACGCGCTGCGCATGACATTCCGCACCATCACCCTGCCGCGCGACCCGGAATGTCCGGTGTGCGGCGATGCGCCAACAATCGGCACGCTTGTCGCTTACGATCAGGTGTGTGGACCATCGGAGACCGCTGAAATGAAAGACGAAATGACTGTTGACGAACTGCATCAGTGGCGCGAGTCGGGTCACCCGCACATGTTGCTGGACGTGCGGGAGCCGTTCGAACACGCGTCGGCCCACATCGAAGGCGCCGTCCTCATTCCCATGGGCGCGGTCATGCAGCAACTTGACGCCCTGCCAAGAGACCGGACGGTGGTGGTGCAGTGTCAGTCCGGGGCCCGCAGCGCCCGGGTGACCGCTGCCCTCAGACAGAAGGGCTTTGAGGCGGTCAATCTGGCCGGGGGCATTCACGCGTGGCGAATGGCGGGGTATTCGTAGCGGCGCCCTCGACGGCTTGCAACAACCCGCCGGTACTTCTAAGATGGACTAGTTCGGTCGGACATATCCGGCCTCGCAGTAAAAAGGCCCCGCAATGTTACGGCTCTCAAAAAAAACTGACTACGCGCTTCTGGCGGTGAGACACCTGGCCGCCAATGCCGATCGGGGAGCGGTTTCGGCGAGGGAATTGGCAGAAACCTACGATATTCCGCCTGAATTGCTGGCCAAGGTGCTCCAGAAGCTCGTGCGAGGCCGGCTGCTCGAATCGCAGCAGGGGATTCGCGGCGGATATGCCCTGGCACGTGCCGCCTCGGCCATGTCGGTGGCAGATGTCATTCAGGCGGTCGATGGTCCGTTAATGGTCACTGCGTGTTCTGAAGAAGACCATAGCTGCGACCAGTACTCGAAGTGCAACATCCGCGATCCGCTGTGGCGCATCAAGGACCGCATCATTGCCGCGCTGGCCGCCACGTCGGTCGCCGAACTCGCGATGGAAATGCCGACGCCTCTGCCGCTTCCCACCGGAGTGATGCCAATGCAGATGGTGAAACGACCATGATTGCCGTGACCCCAATCGCCGCCACGCAGATGCACAAGCTGCTGGCCAGGCACGAAGGCGCGACCGGCCTGCGTGTCGGCATCAAGGCCGGCGGCTGTTCCGGCTTCGAATATGTGTTTGAGTGGGAAGCCGCGCCGACGCCAGCCGACCTCGTGTTCGATGGACCCGAAGGCGTGAAGGTGTGGGTGGATCCGCGCAG from Acidobacteriota bacterium includes:
- a CDS encoding Rrf2 family transcriptional regulator gives rise to the protein MLRLSKKTDYALLAVRHLAANADRGAVSARELAETYDIPPELLAKVLQKLVRGRLLESQQGIRGGYALARAASAMSVADVIQAVDGPLMVTACSEEDHSCDQYSKCNIRDPLWRIKDRIIAALAATSVAELAMEMPTPLPLPTGVMPMQMVKRP
- a CDS encoding iron-sulfur cluster assembly accessory protein — protein: MIAVTPIAATQMHKLLARHEGATGLRVGIKAGGCSGFEYVFEWEAAPTPADLVFDGPEGVKVWVDPRSHRLLDGTTLDYDTSLVSRGFVFQNPNAKQTCGCGTSFSVA